One Leptolyngbya subtilissima AS-A7 genomic window, CAAGTCCATCGCCCCAGCCAACGGGGGTTGTCGGGAGCACCTTAGTCCAGCCAAAAGCCGTGGTTTCCCCCGTCTCCACAGCGGCGTCAGCCTCAGCCAAAAGCGAGGCCCGCAGCTCGGCCTGGAGTTCTGCGTCGACCTGGTCAGCGGGTAGGCGGCTGTAAAGAAAGTTGAATTCTCGCTGGGGGGCGGCTATTCGGTAGTCGCCGCGAGCCTCAGCAGGAATGGCCGATCGCGCGGCGACAAAGCGATCGTGCCAGAGGCGATCGCCCGTGAGGTTATAAAGCTCTAGGGCCGCCAGGGCGCGGTCGGCCTCTATACGGTGGCGGGGCCATTCCTGAGCCTGAATTCCGGCTTGATGACGGGCCTCGGCCCAGGCCATGGCTGCGAGGGCGCTGTCGCGATAGCCCCCGGCCTGGTCAGGGACATAGGTTTCCAGCAGTCTAGCCGTGCGGGCCGCCACCCCAGCGTAAATGTAGCTGCTCCACGGGTCGGGGGCGTAGGCCATAATCGGCAGCGACTCTTGCCAGCTGGTTTCACCCCGCTTGGGGTGCTCTGCCGACTCAATGCCGCCGCGCACGCCGCCTTCGGGAGTTTGCAAACGGCGATAGAAGTCGACTCCCCACAGCGCCTCATCTAGCAGGTCGGGGCGATCGTTGGCCGACTCCGGAATATTGAGCGCCAGATCGCTTAAGGGCTCAGGGAATAGTTCGAGCAGTTCGAGCAGCCAGCGAGCCACATCCAGGTGCTGAATGCGGCGGTCCCAGTCGCCGGCATCGAAGTAGCCGCCCCAGGCGTTGGCTACTACCTGATCGGTCTTGCCCTTTACCAGATTGGCAAAGTTACCCTCGTCAGTCCCCTGGGCGTTGAGGCCGTTGCCCGTATCCATCAGTCCAGTAGTGGATTGGTAAACCTTGACCCCATCGTCGGGGTGGAAGGGACGGGGGCGCTCAATATCGGTGTAGGGCGGCTCTAGGGCAATGCCGCTGCGCTGGTGATAGAACCCGCGGGCCGCTACATAAAAGGCCTGCTGCCAACTATTTTCAGCTACTGCAAAGGAGTTAGAGCAGCCGACTGTGTCTACGCAGAGCCGATACTGCCCAGGCTGGGTGAGGGCACTAAAGTCGAGTTGGTCAACATCGGTGAGGGTATAGGTGCGATCGCGGCCATCTTCTACCTCTTCACGGCGATAGCGGCGGCTAGCCTTTCCGCTCAACGCCACCTGGTTCGTCGCTTCGTCAATGACTTGAAACGATAGGCCTTCGGGATAGCTCAGCCCACCGCCCGTACCCATCCAGGTCGACAGAAACCCTACTTTAAGCGAGTCATCGGGGCGAAACCCCAGGGCGGATACGTGGACGGCCTCGCTGATTTGGCGATCGGGCTGGTAGGCCAGAGCTAGGGGCGGTAGCTCCTGCCCCGTGATCTGAACCTGGTAGGTTTGTCCTGGGGTCAGGGGCGTGGGCAACCGCAGGTAGAACCGATGCTCCATAGCCCAGCGGCGATTGTCTCGGCTAACCTGGGCCGTGTCTATAGGCTTGCTTTTGCGGTATACCTCTGTCGGCGTTACGGGCTGCCGGTAGCTAGGGTCACCCTGGGACTGAATGCGATAACCGTGCGGTTGGCTGGCGCGATTGGCATTAAACGGCTCCTCACTATAGCTGTCGAAGCCGTAGAGCACAGATTGATCAGCGCTCACCAAGGTACCCAGAGCCTGCCCCTGCCGCAGCACCCAAGTGTCGTTACCCGTAGTTTCTAGCTTGTCTTGGGGCTGGGGACGGTAGGGCTCCTGGCGAGCGTGGGTTATGGCGCCCTGGCGCAGGGAGACCACAATCACCTCAGGGCTAACCACGGCTACCGTCACAGCGGGCTGCGCCGAATTAGCGCTGGGCAACCAGTTACTACCGGCTGTGCAAGCCATCAGAAATGTCAGCAGCCCAAGCAAAAACGCAGCCCGGCGAGGCCAGCGACGTACAGTAGTAAACAACATTTTCAGCAGCTCTCCTGGGCAAGTGACCACAGCAACGAGGCGAGCAACGGCTCACTACGCCCTGCCAAACCCTAGGGCCATAGTACAAACTGCGCCAGTGAGTGTGAAGTCTCATCTTCAAGCGGTGCCAAAGTTTTATCCCAGCTAAACAATTGGGCTATTGCTTCATTAAAAGTGAGCTAATATCTAAGCCGATTCAGCCTTTTCTTTTAAAGGACCACTGCTTGCGGACTAGAACTTACAGCCCATAAGCAGAATGGGTAGCGCCGCAAACGGTTTGCGATCGCTTAAAGGCGCGGCTGAATTCTGTGGTGTGTGGGAGATCGGCCCGATTGCGGCTAAGGCAGCTTTTTACTGGAGTAGTTGGGGTGGCTGGGGTATGCCTGTTTGGCAGCCTACCGGCCAAAGCCAGCGCACGGCTTCAAGCTTGGGAGTTTGACACTAGCCAAAACCGTCTGGTGTTTTCTACCGAAAGCGGGGTAGAGCCTCAGGTTAGCTGGCTCAGCGATCCTCAGCGATTGGTCATCGATCTACCGGGCATTTTGACTGAAGAAGCCCTAGGCAATCAGTTCGTGGGCGGAG contains:
- a CDS encoding glycoside hydrolase family 9 protein — its product is MLFTTVRRWPRRAAFLLGLLTFLMACTAGSNWLPSANSAQPAVTVAVVSPEVIVVSLRQGAITHARQEPYRPQPQDKLETTGNDTWVLRQGQALGTLVSADQSVLYGFDSYSEEPFNANRASQPHGYRIQSQGDPSYRQPVTPTEVYRKSKPIDTAQVSRDNRRWAMEHRFYLRLPTPLTPGQTYQVQITGQELPPLALAYQPDRQISEAVHVSALGFRPDDSLKVGFLSTWMGTGGGLSYPEGLSFQVIDEATNQVALSGKASRRYRREEVEDGRDRTYTLTDVDQLDFSALTQPGQYRLCVDTVGCSNSFAVAENSWQQAFYVAARGFYHQRSGIALEPPYTDIERPRPFHPDDGVKVYQSTTGLMDTGNGLNAQGTDEGNFANLVKGKTDQVVANAWGGYFDAGDWDRRIQHLDVARWLLELLELFPEPLSDLALNIPESANDRPDLLDEALWGVDFYRRLQTPEGGVRGGIESAEHPKRGETSWQESLPIMAYAPDPWSSYIYAGVAARTARLLETYVPDQAGGYRDSALAAMAWAEARHQAGIQAQEWPRHRIEADRALAALELYNLTGDRLWHDRFVAARSAIPAEARGDYRIAAPQREFNFLYSRLPADQVDAELQAELRASLLAEADAAVETGETTAFGWTKVLPTTPVGWGDGLGAPKARILLRAHALTGSDRYLNAALLACQFSAGANPDNMTYTTGLGHKSPQNPLILDQRITGDLLPGITLYGPIDNDFYGSEWFFDVLESVAVPPARQWPSVETYFDIYYVPNINEFTVMQSMGDTAYAWGYLAGRSASK